The following are encoded together in the Cicer arietinum cultivar CDC Frontier isolate Library 1 chromosome 2, Cicar.CDCFrontier_v2.0, whole genome shotgun sequence genome:
- the LOC101492819 gene encoding uncharacterized protein: MANRRERDLIQGDGKDPVESSNGEDFNFDDSSSVESGSGASSSSPGEDGSSRSEVGLTERLTDIIVDEGDGDLLIQQTYCEDRLLQWLQALDMQVMGACRADERLKPLLKMNTVSGVSEDPLLTQLIQHFELSEVGMLARCFCLPLVSIRVGKINKEGTRLCPTANRGNLTLVLLPSSDLRLSFIGDDGKTERLFPLSSESQSSAVVVEGIPTDSSGRSFYVTTPDNRTFFFWCSEKSKLLGVELLAKMNDLLKRKPSIAELSGISKSRLDCFATQLRAFLVGSTGGSSHDSSACASTSANSTTYSDVAFENTHSSSSKFPRSRHIVQTAKGDSMLYPSILSPRSSSFKEVPPRNLSSHRIAAREKIKRRGENQQPAVDNLDSSSTSDHDKASEVTKSLAFSPSFMGSMGKLTVPFSLGPGGESPLVVPPLFSPYYCWCPPGISTFPSIATLPQSPDSFAYSQPLASGASLLPNSFSASLFQPIQPLNLGSSMDFPPFFPEPLVRMSLPTSQQIPTFTPLMCDPIVHVPVIDVCSSGQGYLVSAGPAMSTSIPPLHPNLVNPLISESDAVVKGARETLRLLISGSNQGNQQVMMDPLPAILTNMDEKQNNVLVTGSRGLYTGTRDINVIANSIAAMGLVSLSSGVSKGDNEGDSEVCGGNYGILETMKKSNDTGGAFSDEGGPSLDS; encoded by the exons ATGGCGAATCGTAGAGAACGAGATTTGATTCAAGGCGATGGAAAAGATCCAGTGGAATCATCGAACGGTGAGGATTTCAATTTCGACGATTCTTCGTCTGTGGAAAGTGGATCCGGCGCGAGTAGTTCTTCGCCAGGAGAAGACGGTAGTTCGAGGAGTGAGGTTGGTTTGACGGAGCGTTTGACGGATATTATTGTTGATGAAGGCGACGGTGATCTGCTGATTCAGCAGACTTATTGTGAAGACCGGCTGTTGCAGTGGCTTCAAGCTCTTGATATGCAAGTTATGGGAGCGTGTCGCGCCGATGAGCGGTTGAAACCTTTGCTGAAGATGAACACTGTCTCTGGCGTTTCTGAAGATCCTTTATTGACTCAATTAATTCAG CATTTTGAGCTGTCCGAGGTTGGTATGTTAGCTAGATGCTTCTGCTTGCCCCTTGTTTCCATCCGTGTTGGGAAGATCAATAAGGAAGGCACTCGATTGTGTCCTACTGCCAATAG GGGTAACTTGACACTTGTTCTACTTCCAAGTTCTGATCTTCGTCTCTCATTCATTGGGGATGATGGTAAAACAGAGAGATTATTCCCTCTTTCCAGCGAATCTCAATCTTCTGCTGTTGTGGTTGAGGGAATCCCTACTGACAGTTCTGGTCGATCCTTCTATGTGACAACTCCTGATAACAGAACTTTTTTCTTCTGGTGCTCTGAAAAATCTAAGCTGTTGGGAGTTGAATTACTTGCAAAG ATGAATGATTTACTCAAGAGGAAACCATCAATTGCTGAATTGAGTGGCATTAGCAAGTCGCGGCTTGATTGTTTTGCGACTCAGCTTCGTGCTTTCCTTGTGGGGTCAACTGGGGGAAGTAGTCATGATAGTTCAGCCTGTGCTTCAACCTCTGCTAATTCCACAACATACAGTGATGTTGCTTTTGAAAATACACACAGTTCATCATCAAAATTTCCACGATCTCGACATATTGTACAGACAGCCAAGGGAGATTCAATGCTTTACCCGAGTATTCTTAGTCCAAGGTCAAGTTCTTTTAAAGAGGTTCCCCCAAGAAACTTGTCTTCCCACAGGATTGCTGCTAGGGAGAAGATTAAGCGCCGTGGTGAGAACCAGCAGCCAGCAGTTGACAATTTGGATTCATCATCAACCTCTGATCACGACAAAGCTTCAGAAGTTACAAAATCTCTTGCATTCTCACCAAGTTTTATGGGATCAATGGGAAAGCTGACTGTTCCATTCAGCCTTGGACCGGGTGGGGAATCCCCCCTTGTGGTGCCCCCTCTTTTTTCTCCCTACTATTGTTGGTGTCCTCCTGGGATTTCTACCTTTCCATCCATCGCAACACTTCCACAATCTCCCGACTCATTTGCTTATTCACAGCCTCTTGCCTCTGGCGCCTCTCTATTACCCAACAGCTTCTCAGCTAGCCTGTTTCAACCAATACAGCCTCTCAATCTTGGTTCCTCAATGGACTTTCCTCCATTTTTTCCTGAACCATTAGTCAGAATGTCATTACCAACTTCTCAACAGATTCCCACTTTTACACCACTAATGTGTGATCCAATTGTTCACGTCCCAGTAATTGATGTCTGTTCTTCGGGGCAGGGCTATCTTGTGAGTGCTGGTCCTGCAATGTCAACTAGTATTCCACCACTACAtccaaatcttgtgaatccactGATTTCTGAATCTGATGCTGTGGTGAAAGGTGCAAGAGAGACTCTAAGGTTGCTGATTAGTGGTTCAAACCAGGGTAACCAACAGGTTATGATGGACCCTTTACCAGCAATTTTAACCAATATGgatgaaaaacaaaacaatgtaCTTGTCACTGGCAGCCGTGGTCTTTACACAGGAACCAGAGATATAAATGTTATCGCAAATAGCATTGCTGCTATGGGATTAGTATCATTATCTTCTGGGGTATCCAAGGGAGACAATGAAGGTGATTCGGAGGTGTGTGGCGGCAACTATGGGATTTTGGAAACAATGAAGAAATCCAATGATACAGGTGGTGCCTTTTCGGATGAGGGCGGGCCTTCTTTGGATTCCTAG